A genomic stretch from Desulfolutivibrio sulfodismutans DSM 3696 includes:
- a CDS encoding YifB family Mg chelatase-like AAA ATPase, whose translation MPVHVATAALLGIDAFPVELEVDLARQGLPSFAMVGLAEGAVRESKERVLAALKNSGFKLPAARITVNLAPADMRKEGSAYDLPLAAALLAAAGILPPEGASGLFLAGELSLSGELKPVPGILSMAVRAREMGSRGILVPRDNAREAAVVRDLPVYGLTTLREAVEFLSGQTPLSPEPLPETDPGPVPGDFQVDFSEVKGQQHAKRAVEIAAAGGHNLLFVGPPGSGKTMLAKRIPTVLPPLRFDEALEVTKIYSVAGQLPRQAALVEARPFRSPHHTISDAGLIGGGSHPRPGEVSMAHKGVLFLDELPEFKKSVLEVLRQPLEDGKVTIARAAMSLTYPADFMLVAALNPCPCGYLGDPRHECTCSPPQIQRYRSRLSGPLLDRIDLQVEVPAVPYKELRQEASAVDSTAMRGRVLAARERQAARYADAAIHVNAELVGSRLSACCRIDDEGHRFLEGAVRRLGLSARSHTRILRIARTIADLDGDEGIRVEHLAEAVNLRGLDRQREA comes from the coding sequence ATGCCGGTCCATGTCGCCACCGCCGCGCTTTTAGGCATCGACGCCTTTCCGGTCGAGTTGGAGGTGGACCTGGCCCGGCAGGGACTTCCGTCCTTCGCCATGGTCGGACTGGCCGAGGGCGCGGTGCGCGAGAGCAAGGAACGGGTGCTGGCCGCGCTCAAAAACAGCGGCTTTAAGCTCCCGGCGGCGCGCATCACCGTCAATCTGGCCCCGGCCGACATGCGCAAAGAGGGCAGCGCCTACGACCTACCCCTGGCCGCGGCCCTTCTGGCTGCGGCCGGAATCCTGCCCCCTGAGGGGGCCAGCGGCCTTTTCCTGGCCGGTGAGCTGTCCCTGTCCGGCGAGCTCAAGCCCGTGCCCGGCATCCTGTCCATGGCCGTGCGGGCCCGGGAGATGGGCTCCAGGGGCATCCTGGTGCCCCGGGACAACGCCCGGGAGGCCGCCGTGGTCCGCGACCTGCCGGTCTACGGCCTGACGACCCTGCGCGAGGCCGTGGAATTTTTAAGCGGCCAGACGCCCCTTTCCCCCGAACCCCTGCCCGAAACCGACCCCGGCCCCGTGCCCGGGGATTTCCAGGTGGACTTCTCCGAGGTCAAGGGCCAGCAGCACGCCAAGCGGGCCGTGGAGATCGCCGCCGCCGGGGGGCACAACCTGCTTTTCGTGGGACCGCCGGGCAGCGGCAAGACCATGCTGGCCAAGCGCATCCCCACGGTGCTGCCTCCGCTTCGCTTCGACGAGGCCCTGGAGGTCACCAAGATCTACAGCGTGGCCGGGCAGCTTCCCCGCCAGGCCGCCCTGGTCGAGGCCCGGCCCTTCCGCTCGCCGCACCACACCATCTCCGACGCCGGGCTCATCGGCGGCGGCAGCCACCCCCGGCCGGGCGAGGTGTCCATGGCCCACAAGGGCGTGCTTTTTTTGGACGAGCTGCCGGAGTTCAAGAAATCCGTGCTGGAGGTGCTGCGCCAGCCCCTTGAGGACGGCAAGGTGACCATCGCCCGGGCGGCCATGTCCCTGACCTATCCTGCCGACTTCATGCTGGTGGCCGCGCTCAACCCCTGCCCCTGCGGCTACCTGGGCGACCCGCGCCACGAATGCACCTGCTCGCCGCCGCAGATCCAGCGTTACCGCTCACGCCTGTCCGGGCCGCTTCTGGACCGCATCGACCTGCAGGTGGAGGTTCCGGCCGTGCCGTACAAGGAACTGCGCCAGGAGGCCTCGGCCGTGGATTCGACGGCCATGCGGGGGCGGGTTCTGGCGGCCCGGGAGCGGCAGGCGGCGCGCTATGCCGATGCGGCCATCCACGTCAACGCCGAGCTGGTGGGGAGCCGCCTGTCGGCCTGCTGCAGGATCGACGACGAGGGGCACCGCTTCCTGGAGGGCGCGGTGAGAAGGCTGGGGCTTTCGGCCCGGTCGCATACCCGGATCTTGCGCATCGCCCGGACCATCGCCGACCTGGATGGCGACGAGGGCATCAGGGTGGAGCATCTGGCCGAGGCGGTGAATCTGCGGGGGCTGGACAGGCAAAGGGAGGCGTGA
- a CDS encoding IS5 family transposase, with protein sequence MSERNSNKPGIADYVVSHRRHKECFLDEIDRLIDWKPFEKLLRKKLSRVVNAVGNPAYAPLPMFKILLLQRWYNLSDAAVEECLYDRLSFVRFVGLSLDHDEVPDSSTICRFRQSLLEKNVLKRLLDKLNHQLQRRGLLVREGAIVDASVITSSRRPLKVIDILPEDREEDDDEASDVTISYSDDADAAWLRKGNRAYYGYKVHAATDSRDGFLLGGHVTPANRSDTQEFVDILDEIGPMPGGRIYADKGYSSQLNRHVLQARRLADGIMHKAARNRALNPAEKAANRQVSSVRSKVERAFGTLKRSYGFFRTRYLGVAKVELEFLLNAMAFNLKKAVLKAGC encoded by the coding sequence ATGAGCGAGCGCAATTCCAATAAGCCCGGTATTGCCGACTACGTCGTGTCCCATCGCAGGCACAAGGAATGCTTTCTGGATGAGATTGATCGCCTCATTGATTGGAAGCCGTTTGAGAAGCTTCTTCGAAAAAAGCTCAGCCGAGTCGTCAATGCCGTTGGTAATCCTGCATATGCACCGTTGCCGATGTTTAAAATCCTTCTGCTCCAGAGGTGGTACAACCTGAGCGACGCGGCGGTGGAGGAATGCTTGTACGATCGGTTGTCCTTTGTCCGATTCGTGGGCCTTTCCCTTGATCATGACGAGGTGCCCGATTCCTCGACCATTTGCCGGTTTCGGCAGAGCCTGCTTGAAAAAAACGTCTTGAAGCGGCTTCTGGACAAACTCAACCATCAACTCCAGCGGCGCGGCTTACTGGTACGTGAAGGAGCCATCGTGGACGCGAGCGTCATCACCTCCTCGCGCCGCCCCCTCAAAGTAATCGATATTCTTCCCGAAGATCGCGAGGAAGATGACGACGAGGCGTCGGACGTAACCATCAGCTACTCCGATGACGCCGATGCGGCCTGGTTGCGCAAAGGGAACCGGGCTTATTACGGCTACAAAGTCCATGCGGCCACGGACAGCCGGGACGGCTTTCTCCTCGGCGGCCATGTCACGCCCGCCAACCGTTCGGATACGCAGGAATTCGTGGATATTCTTGATGAGATTGGCCCCATGCCAGGGGGCCGCATCTATGCGGACAAGGGATACAGCAGCCAGTTGAACAGGCATGTGCTCCAAGCTCGGAGACTTGCCGACGGCATCATGCATAAGGCCGCTCGCAACCGTGCGCTGAACCCCGCCGAAAAAGCGGCAAATCGTCAAGTTAGCAGCGTCCGGTCGAAGGTGGAACGGGCTTTCGGAACGCTCAAAAGAAGTTATGGCTTCTTCCGGACGCGTTACCTGGGGGTAGCCAAGGTTGAACTTGAATTTTTACTCAACGCTATGGCTTTCAACTTGAAAAAAGCGGTGCTCAAAGCGGGATGTTGA
- a CDS encoding GAF domain-containing protein, with amino-acid sequence MNRPLPHIPKARRKSLLAAFSVALALCIVWFFAVDAFRTRVVAEKREELRARCDIQHVALESQIGSRLARLGGLAAFVEAKLLTGHTLEEFPVFASGLVGGDAGIRSLSIAPNGIVDMSYPPEQSRLLIGHDLSNDPRPKGREDYRQAVESRNLVISGPFELLRGGLGLVARKAVYLHGVYWGMVNIALDVPDILAEAGISREMDGVSLALRGEDGRVFFGDDRIFTENPVILRVELPEGHWELAAVLRGGWDAAVSFRLSVFQIGSLVIVFLLSLLTYFVVNRQERLSAAVAVKTRETTAANEALFRSNRALKTLSGCNHVLLQATSEQELLDDMCRAIVEVGGYHAVWVGQVEDDAAKTVLPLASAGIDLKAVRRLAVVWDGDQPRGRGPVGRAIRENRTIFVTDAAADPGMAPWREDIGHNGPLSIMSLPLRNDAGVFGVLCIDARGVGAFGDDEIPLLEELAGDMAHGISYLRALGERERAKVDLAREREQARRYLNIAGVLMVGLDVSGRITLINRKGLEILGYHDEHELLGKDWIETCIPDEARRSLREVMGGMLHGSGGFRDVYENQVLRRDGSRRLLIFHNTALSDEAGMATGLLSSGEDITERKAAEDRLHRELSANVAVAAISRALLGGGASFTDLSKIVLGAARQVTGSQHGYVGVIDEKTGNLASLTLTEMLEGQCNLPADKVKTEFSPNPDGSYPCLWGVTLNTGKPLVVDDPTRHPAFRGLPGGHVPLENFMSVPVVTEGRILGQIALANAPGGYGEHEVRTVSRMAVLLGLAIVRKRDENELHRAKRLADAANEAKTQFLANMSHELRTPINGIMGMTQLALAEELPDEQREFWEIARESSDRLIQIVNNLLELASIEAGALEPVLRSFSLRGLMDSLERTHAVAAAFKGLPLHFDIAPTVPDQLVGDDFRLRQVINILVGNALRHTQAGSVRVAVTPLETGQALADGLVRVAGDFSGACLLFSVTDTGIGIPADKHRSIFDSFTLAEEYLTKKYSGSGLGLSIAKSVVELLGGTIRVESAPGEGSTFSFTSVFWPAGGETVQAQPAPAEAASEAPELPPLRVLVVEDEPVNRMALVKSLSRRGHTPVEAENGLEALKALEGAPFDLVLMDIQMPVMDGLAATRHIRNGEVPGIDRNIPVIALTAYAMESDRERFLAVGMNGYVPKPFEITTLLAAMGRAVTRKGAGD; translated from the coding sequence ATGAACAGGCCCCTCCCCCATATCCCCAAAGCCCGGCGGAAGTCGCTTCTGGCCGCGTTTTCCGTGGCCCTGGCGCTTTGCATCGTCTGGTTTTTCGCCGTTGACGCCTTTAGGACACGGGTGGTGGCCGAAAAACGCGAGGAGCTCCGCGCCCGTTGCGATATCCAGCATGTCGCCCTTGAATCCCAGATCGGCAGCCGTCTGGCCCGCCTGGGCGGCCTGGCCGCCTTCGTGGAGGCCAAGCTGCTCACGGGGCACACCCTTGAGGAATTTCCCGTCTTCGCCTCGGGCCTGGTCGGCGGCGATGCGGGCATCCGCTCCCTGTCCATTGCCCCGAACGGCATCGTGGACATGTCCTATCCTCCCGAGCAGAGCCGGTTGCTCATAGGCCACGACCTGTCCAACGACCCACGCCCCAAGGGCCGCGAGGATTATCGCCAGGCCGTGGAATCCCGGAACCTCGTGATCAGCGGCCCCTTCGAACTTTTGCGCGGCGGGCTCGGGCTGGTGGCCCGCAAGGCCGTGTATCTGCACGGCGTCTACTGGGGCATGGTCAACATCGCCCTGGACGTACCGGACATTCTGGCCGAGGCCGGAATTTCCCGGGAAATGGACGGGGTGTCCCTGGCCCTGCGCGGCGAGGACGGCCGCGTCTTTTTCGGCGATGACCGGATCTTTACCGAGAATCCGGTGATCCTGCGCGTAGAGCTCCCCGAGGGACATTGGGAACTGGCGGCCGTTTTGCGCGGAGGGTGGGACGCGGCCGTCTCCTTCCGGCTTTCGGTCTTCCAGATCGGCAGCCTGGTCATCGTCTTTTTGCTGAGCCTTTTGACCTACTTCGTGGTCAACCGCCAGGAACGCCTGAGCGCGGCCGTGGCGGTAAAAACCCGGGAGACCACCGCCGCCAACGAGGCCCTTTTCCGCAGCAACCGGGCCTTAAAGACCTTAAGCGGCTGCAACCATGTGCTGCTTCAGGCCACAAGCGAACAGGAACTTCTCGACGACATGTGTCGGGCCATCGTGGAGGTCGGCGGCTATCATGCGGTCTGGGTGGGTCAGGTTGAAGACGATGCGGCAAAAACGGTCCTCCCCCTGGCCAGCGCCGGAATCGATCTTAAGGCGGTACGACGCCTGGCCGTCGTGTGGGACGGCGACCAGCCGCGCGGCCGGGGGCCTGTGGGCCGGGCCATCCGGGAGAACCGGACCATTTTCGTAACGGACGCCGCCGCCGATCCTGGCATGGCGCCCTGGAGGGAGGACATCGGGCACAATGGTCCGCTGTCCATCATGTCCCTGCCGCTTCGCAACGATGCCGGGGTGTTCGGGGTGCTGTGCATCGACGCCCGGGGCGTTGGGGCCTTCGGGGACGACGAGATCCCGCTGTTGGAGGAACTGGCCGGGGACATGGCCCACGGCATAAGCTATCTGCGGGCCCTGGGCGAACGGGAGCGGGCCAAAGTGGATCTGGCCCGGGAACGGGAGCAGGCCCGGCGCTATCTGAACATCGCCGGGGTACTGATGGTCGGCCTGGACGTCTCCGGCCGAATCACGCTGATCAATCGCAAGGGACTTGAAATACTCGGCTATCATGACGAGCACGAGCTTCTCGGGAAGGATTGGATCGAGACCTGCATCCCGGACGAGGCCCGCCGAAGCCTGCGCGAGGTGATGGGCGGGATGCTGCACGGTTCAGGCGGGTTCCGGGACGTGTACGAGAATCAGGTGTTGCGCCGCGACGGCAGTCGGCGGCTGCTCATCTTCCATAACACGGCCCTTTCCGACGAGGCCGGGATGGCCACGGGCCTTTTGTCCTCGGGCGAGGACATCACCGAACGCAAGGCCGCCGAGGACCGGCTGCACCGTGAACTGTCGGCCAACGTGGCCGTGGCCGCCATCTCCCGGGCGCTTCTGGGCGGCGGGGCCTCCTTTACGGATCTCTCGAAAATCGTGCTGGGCGCGGCCCGGCAGGTCACCGGCAGCCAGCACGGCTACGTGGGCGTCATCGACGAAAAAACCGGCAACCTGGCCAGCCTGACCCTGACGGAGATGCTCGAAGGCCAGTGCAACCTGCCCGCCGACAAGGTGAAGACCGAATTTTCTCCGAACCCTGACGGCAGCTATCCCTGCCTGTGGGGGGTGACCCTCAACACCGGCAAACCCCTGGTCGTGGATGATCCGACCAGGCATCCCGCCTTCCGGGGGTTGCCCGGCGGTCATGTCCCTCTTGAAAATTTCATGAGCGTCCCGGTGGTGACTGAAGGCCGGATACTGGGACAGATCGCCTTGGCCAACGCCCCGGGAGGCTATGGCGAACACGAGGTGCGCACCGTGTCCCGCATGGCCGTGCTGCTCGGGCTGGCCATCGTGCGCAAGCGCGACGAAAACGAACTGCACCGGGCCAAGCGGCTGGCCGACGCGGCCAACGAGGCCAAGACCCAGTTTCTGGCCAACATGAGCCATGAGTTGCGCACGCCCATCAACGGCATCATGGGCATGACGCAACTGGCCCTGGCCGAGGAGCTGCCTGACGAGCAGCGGGAATTCTGGGAAATCGCCCGCGAATCCTCAGACAGGCTGATCCAGATCGTCAACAATCTGCTGGAGCTGGCCAGCATCGAAGCCGGGGCGCTGGAACCGGTCCTGCGCAGCTTTTCCCTGCGCGGCCTCATGGACTCCCTGGAGCGGACCCATGCCGTGGCCGCAGCCTTCAAGGGGCTCCCCCTGCACTTCGACATCGCGCCGACCGTGCCCGACCAACTGGTGGGCGACGATTTTCGTCTGCGTCAGGTGATCAACATCCTGGTGGGCAACGCCCTGCGCCATACCCAGGCCGGATCGGTGCGGGTCGCCGTGACCCCCCTGGAGACGGGGCAGGCCCTGGCCGACGGATTGGTGCGGGTGGCCGGGGATTTTTCCGGCGCCTGCCTGCTTTTTTCCGTGACCGACACCGGAATCGGCATCCCGGCGGACAAGCATCGGTCCATCTTCGACAGCTTCACCCTGGCCGAGGAATACCTGACGAAAAAATACAGCGGCTCGGGGCTGGGCCTGTCCATCGCCAAAAGCGTGGTGGAGCTTTTGGGGGGGACCATCCGGGTGGAGAGCGCGCCCGGGGAGGGCAGCACGTTTTCCTTCACCAGCGTGTTCTGGCCTGCGGGGGGCGAGACGGTCCAGGCGCAACCGGCCCCGGCCGAGGCTGCGTCCGAAGCCCCGGAACTGCCGCCGCTTCGCGTGCTGGTCGTGGAAGACGAGCCGGTCAACCGGATGGCTCTGGTCAAGTCCCTGTCGCGTCGGGGACATACGCCCGTGGAGGCCGAAAACGGCCTGGAGGCGCTCAAGGCCCTGGAGGGGGCTCCCTTCGATCTGGTGCTCATGGACATCCAGATGCCGGTGATGGACGGCCTGGCGGCCACCCGGCACATCCGCAACGGCGAGGTGCCGGGCATCGACCGGAACATCCCGGTCATCGCGCTGACGGCCTACGCCATGGAGAGCGACCGGGAGCGGTTTTTGGCCGTCGGCATGAACGGCTACGTGCCCAAGCCCTTTGAGATCACGACGCTGCTGGCGGCCATGGGGCGGGCGGTGACCCGAAAGGGAGCCGGGGACTAG
- a CDS encoding AI-2E family transporter gives MFDDRPFTFDRVVRLALTAGLLWGIVSLLGYLSDVLAPFVMALVLAYLINPLVNLLERRLKKRTLAVIAALTGVTLAAVALILLVAPMIVGEMTRMGRLLSEFMDNSDLARRAADRLPPDLWKWVRDFAARDDVRAWFAQNDVLGLAKEAASRILPGVWGVISGTADVILGLVGVFVVGLYLVFLLLDYAKVRHWQDYVPERYRTVAVDFVTDFEGYMNRYFRAQAILASAVGVTCAVGFSLIGLPLAILLGLFVGVLNMVPYLQLLAVPLAVLLGLLHSLEANAGFLTILALIALVFIVGQLVQDVILGPRILGKAMGLSPVLMLLSLSVWGKLLGFLGLLIALPMTCLCLAWYRRAVPAPVPETAASPD, from the coding sequence GTGTTTGACGACAGACCCTTCACCTTCGACCGCGTGGTGCGTCTGGCCCTGACGGCCGGCCTGTTGTGGGGAATCGTCAGCCTGCTCGGCTACCTGAGCGACGTTTTGGCCCCCTTTGTCATGGCCCTGGTCCTGGCCTATCTCATCAATCCCCTGGTCAACCTCCTGGAGCGGCGGCTCAAAAAACGTACTTTGGCGGTGATTGCCGCCCTGACAGGGGTGACCCTGGCCGCCGTGGCCCTGATCCTGCTCGTAGCCCCCATGATCGTGGGCGAGATGACCCGCATGGGACGGCTTTTGTCCGAGTTCATGGACAATTCCGATCTGGCCCGGCGCGCCGCCGATCGTCTGCCCCCGGACCTGTGGAAGTGGGTCAGGGATTTCGCCGCCCGGGACGACGTCCGGGCCTGGTTCGCCCAAAACGATGTGCTGGGGTTGGCCAAGGAGGCCGCCAGCCGCATCCTGCCCGGGGTATGGGGGGTCATCAGCGGCACGGCCGATGTGATTCTGGGGCTGGTCGGGGTGTTCGTGGTCGGGCTGTATCTGGTCTTTCTGCTTCTCGACTACGCTAAGGTCCGCCACTGGCAAGATTATGTTCCCGAGCGCTACCGCACCGTGGCCGTGGACTTCGTGACCGATTTCGAAGGCTACATGAACCGCTATTTCCGGGCCCAGGCCATCCTGGCCTCGGCCGTGGGCGTGACGTGCGCCGTGGGGTTTTCGCTTATCGGCCTGCCCCTGGCCATCCTCCTGGGGCTTTTCGTCGGGGTGCTCAACATGGTGCCCTACCTCCAGCTTCTGGCCGTGCCCCTGGCCGTCCTGCTCGGGCTTTTGCATTCGCTGGAGGCCAACGCGGGGTTCCTGACGATTCTTGCGCTCATCGCCCTGGTTTTCATCGTGGGCCAACTGGTCCAGGATGTGATTCTGGGGCCGCGCATTCTGGGCAAGGCCATGGGCCTGTCCCCGGTGCTCATGCTCTTGTCCCTGTCCGTCTGGGGCAAGCTCCTGGGTTTTTTGGGCCTTTTGATCGCACTGCCTATGACCTGCCTGTGCCTGGCCTGGTACCGGCGGGCGGTGCCCGCTCCCGTGCCGGAAACAGCCGCATCCCCTGACTGA
- the rarD gene encoding EamA family transporter RarD, with product MPAPHTLSGVAAALFAFVSWGLLPIYWKSLADVAPVEILCHRLVWSLLAAGAALVVMGRLGEARRVLSRRRDVLLMASCGLLLGVNWLLFIQAVNSGHVVEASLGYFINPLVNMVLGAIFFRERLSRLQALAVALAVIGVGISVVAHGRLPWIALALAGTFGVYGLLRKLMRVESLPGLFFETAVLGVPAGFYLWGLWQDGRGAFLHLGQATDVLLLCAGVVTAAPLLAFAFAARRLRLTSLGILQYIAPTCMFLLGVLVYGEPFDPARAATFCCIWAGVAVYTVDAVLTLRRIPGGKA from the coding sequence ATGCCCGCTCCCCATACCCTGTCCGGCGTCGCCGCCGCCCTGTTCGCCTTCGTCTCCTGGGGGCTTTTGCCCATCTACTGGAAGTCCCTGGCCGACGTTGCCCCGGTGGAGATTCTGTGCCACCGCCTGGTGTGGTCGCTGCTGGCGGCCGGGGCGGCTTTGGTGGTCATGGGTCGGCTTGGCGAGGCGCGCCGGGTGTTGTCCCGCCGCCGGGATGTGCTGCTCATGGCCTCCTGCGGCCTGCTTTTGGGCGTCAACTGGCTGCTTTTTATCCAGGCGGTCAATTCCGGGCATGTGGTGGAGGCCAGCCTGGGCTATTTCATCAACCCCCTGGTGAACATGGTGCTTGGGGCGATTTTTTTTCGGGAGCGGTTAAGCCGCCTCCAGGCCCTGGCCGTGGCCCTGGCCGTGATCGGGGTGGGCATAAGCGTCGTGGCCCACGGTCGGCTGCCGTGGATCGCCCTGGCCCTGGCCGGAACCTTCGGGGTCTACGGGCTCCTGCGCAAGCTGATGCGGGTGGAGTCCCTGCCCGGGCTGTTTTTTGAGACGGCGGTGCTGGGCGTTCCGGCCGGGTTCTACCTGTGGGGGCTTTGGCAGGATGGACGCGGGGCGTTTCTGCATCTGGGGCAGGCCACGGATGTGCTTTTGCTGTGCGCGGGTGTGGTCACGGCGGCCCCGCTTCTGGCCTTCGCCTTTGCGGCCCGGCGGCTGCGCCTGACCAGCCTGGGCATTTTGCAATACATCGCGCCCACCTGCATGTTCCTGCTCGGGGTTCTGGTCTACGGCGAGCCCTTCGACCCGGCCCGGGCGGCGACTTTTTGCTGCATCTGGGCCGGGGTCGCGGTCTACACCGTGGATGCGGTCCTCACCCTGCGCCGGATTCCGGGAGGCAAGGCCTAG
- a CDS encoding WD40/YVTN/BNR-like repeat-containing protein, whose amino-acid sequence MTMPLFLRNAARITPLPVGVLLILLVSVSLFGCGSDQPPSNSLQNAPQLAQKKAESDTERLARLLAKKRAKPKKRFDKPKEAMVFFAEKRAPVGEKAIPSERYVAALEHMKGMDIYSTRLDRLIPAGRKGDFLNSREGVLGRWTAVGPGNVGGRIRSLVIDPGAPATMYAGGVAGGVWKTVNSGTTWTPLTDLLPNLAVCSLAMDPGNSNVLYAGTGEGFGNSDAVRGAGIFKTTNAGAGWTQLSATATEAFYYVNDIVISPNDSNRVYAATRKGIYLSADAGTTWTQVHDASTISGCTDLAVSDNAGTDRVFAACGLWTTSPTAYILRSADNGQTWPQVYTQAYMDRTSLAIAPSDPDVIYALASNNNKTKDYLYTNGLLAVLKSTDGGTTWNAVYTNTNDCTVPADMLLTNPQSAMCPCTTKAENFSNQGWYDNVIAVDPKDPDIVWAGGIDLFRSDDGGQTWGMASYWWTETSRPYYNHADHHVLAFHPAYDGSANQTLYSGHDGGLAVTANARAAVTQTVCDTTNPPQVAWTSLNNGLSVTQYYYGAVYPGGNTFFGGAQDNGTTRGTTAAGPNAWTTLLGGDGGAVAVNPADTDILYGEFTNLSMVRFTDGGVNYENCVSGITEKAADFPFITVFVMDPGNPDILWTGNKLPWRTVNGATNWTQAGALLAGDSSISAMAVAPGNSNLVAIGKTNGYILVGTAALSATAATVWPSAQPVTGNISSLAFDLTDTQTIYATCSNFGQHHVLKSEDGGATWVDISGSGASGLPDVPTFSVVVDPDVPSRLYVGTDVGVFVTTNGGLSWAVENTGFANVITESLVRDAQSGQLFAFTHGRGVWYVPLPGSTGAVPAIAPLLLGDQ is encoded by the coding sequence ATGACCATGCCGCTTTTTCTACGCAACGCGGCGCGTATCACGCCGCTGCCCGTCGGCGTGCTTCTGATCCTTCTCGTGTCCGTCTCCCTTTTCGGGTGCGGCAGCGACCAGCCCCCCTCCAACTCCCTGCAAAACGCCCCGCAACTTGCCCAAAAAAAAGCGGAAAGCGACACGGAGCGGCTGGCTAGGCTTTTGGCCAAAAAGCGCGCCAAGCCCAAGAAGCGTTTCGACAAGCCCAAGGAGGCCATGGTCTTTTTCGCCGAAAAGCGCGCCCCTGTGGGGGAAAAGGCCATCCCCTCCGAGCGCTACGTCGCCGCCCTCGAGCATATGAAAGGCATGGACATCTATTCCACGCGCCTGGACAGGCTCATCCCGGCGGGCAGAAAGGGCGACTTCCTGAATTCCCGCGAAGGGGTGCTGGGCCGGTGGACCGCAGTCGGTCCCGGCAACGTGGGCGGCCGGATCCGCTCCCTGGTCATCGACCCGGGCGCGCCCGCCACCATGTACGCCGGAGGCGTGGCCGGCGGCGTCTGGAAGACCGTCAATTCGGGAACCACCTGGACCCCCCTGACCGATCTGCTGCCCAATCTGGCCGTGTGCTCCCTGGCCATGGACCCGGGCAACTCAAACGTCCTCTACGCCGGGACCGGCGAGGGCTTCGGCAATTCCGACGCCGTGCGCGGCGCGGGCATCTTCAAGACCACCAATGCCGGGGCCGGTTGGACGCAGCTGTCCGCCACGGCCACGGAGGCGTTTTATTACGTCAACGACATCGTGATCAGCCCCAACGACTCGAACCGGGTCTACGCCGCCACCCGCAAGGGCATCTATCTGTCCGCCGACGCCGGGACCACCTGGACCCAGGTCCACGACGCCTCGACCATCAGCGGCTGCACCGATCTGGCCGTGAGCGACAACGCCGGGACCGACCGGGTGTTCGCCGCCTGCGGCCTGTGGACCACCTCGCCCACGGCCTACATCCTGCGCAGCGCCGACAACGGCCAGACGTGGCCCCAGGTCTACACCCAGGCCTACATGGACCGCACCTCCCTGGCCATCGCCCCGTCCGATCCCGACGTCATCTACGCCCTGGCCTCGAACAACAACAAGACCAAGGACTATCTCTACACCAACGGGCTTCTGGCCGTGCTCAAGTCCACAGACGGCGGCACGACCTGGAACGCGGTCTACACCAACACCAACGACTGCACCGTCCCGGCCGACATGCTCCTGACCAACCCGCAAAGCGCCATGTGCCCCTGCACCACCAAGGCGGAAAACTTCTCCAACCAGGGCTGGTACGACAACGTCATCGCCGTGGACCCCAAGGATCCGGACATCGTCTGGGCCGGGGGCATCGACCTCTTCCGTTCGGACGACGGCGGCCAGACCTGGGGCATGGCCTCCTACTGGTGGACCGAGACCAGCCGCCCCTATTACAACCACGCCGACCATCACGTCCTGGCGTTCCACCCCGCCTACGACGGAAGCGCCAACCAGACCCTCTACAGCGGCCACGACGGCGGGCTGGCCGTGACCGCCAACGCCCGGGCGGCCGTCACCCAGACGGTCTGCGACACCACGAATCCACCCCAGGTGGCCTGGACCAGCCTCAACAACGGCCTGTCCGTGACCCAGTACTACTACGGCGCGGTCTATCCCGGCGGGAATACGTTTTTCGGCGGGGCCCAGGACAACGGCACCACCCGGGGAACCACGGCCGCCGGTCCCAACGCCTGGACCACGCTTCTGGGCGGCGACGGCGGGGCCGTGGCCGTCAATCCTGCCGACACGGACATCCTCTACGGCGAATTCACCAACCTCTCCATGGTCCGTTTCACGGATGGCGGGGTCAACTACGAAAACTGCGTAAGCGGCATCACCGAAAAGGCCGCAGACTTCCCCTTCATCACCGTGTTCGTCATGGACCCGGGAAATCCGGACATCCTGTGGACCGGCAACAAGCTCCCCTGGCGGACCGTAAACGGCGCGACAAATTGGACCCAGGCCGGGGCGCTTCTGGCGGGCGACTCCTCCATAAGCGCCATGGCCGTGGCCCCGGGCAATTCGAACCTGGTGGCCATCGGCAAGACCAACGGCTACATCCTGGTGGGCACGGCGGCCCTTTCGGCAACTGCGGCCACCGTGTGGCCCTCGGCCCAGCCGGTCACCGGGAACATCTCCTCCCTGGCCTTCGACCTCACCGACACCCAGACCATCTACGCCACCTGCTCCAATTTCGGGCAGCACCACGTGCTCAAGTCCGAAGACGGTGGAGCGACCTGGGTCGACATCTCCGGGTCCGGGGCGTCGGGGCTGCCCGACGTGCCGACCTTCTCCGTGGTCGTGGACCCGGACGTCCCCTCGCGGCTGTACGTGGGCACGGATGTGGGGGTCTTCGTGACCACCAACGGCGGCTTGTCCTGGGCGGTGGAGAATACCGGCTTCGCCAACGTGATTACGGAATCCCTGGTGCGCGACGCGCAAAGCGGACAGCTTTTCGCCTTCACCCACGGCCGGGGGGTCTGGTACGTGCCCCTGCCGGGCTCAACGGGGGCCGTCCCGGCGATAGCGCCGCTTCTGCTGGGCGACCAGTAA